A genome region from Geobacter pickeringii includes the following:
- a CDS encoding DUF4150 domain-containing protein: protein MGATLIVNGQTVVHKESGGGVTTTDVCKTPMGSSVVPIPYTNVARSVDVANGSSTVTVDGHPTMLKESFFSRSSGDEPGSLGGVASGVTGGKAKFVNFSNNVFFEGRPVCRRLDPMVSNLSGTGNTPPAPLMQENLTVAAGAHEGYRIPFTFSFRHPDLKSGRAEFPSFTARHTMEGTTDPEDDPDGYCDDTHLADEPGTYDLRFANFERGRKKLPHEETTT from the coding sequence ATGGGAGCAACGCTCATCGTCAACGGCCAGACCGTGGTCCACAAGGAGAGCGGCGGCGGCGTCACTACCACCGACGTCTGCAAGACCCCGATGGGAAGCTCCGTGGTGCCGATTCCCTACACCAACGTCGCCCGCTCAGTCGACGTGGCCAACGGCAGTAGCACCGTCACCGTGGACGGCCATCCGACCATGCTGAAAGAGTCGTTCTTCAGCCGAAGCAGCGGCGATGAGCCGGGCTCCCTCGGCGGCGTCGCCTCCGGGGTCACCGGCGGCAAGGCGAAATTCGTCAATTTCTCGAACAACGTCTTCTTCGAAGGGCGCCCCGTCTGCCGCCGCCTCGACCCGATGGTCAGCAACCTCTCCGGCACGGGGAACACCCCGCCGGCGCCGCTGATGCAGGAGAATCTCACGGTGGCGGCCGGCGCCCACGAGGGGTACCGGATACCGTTCACCTTCTCATTCAGGCACCCGGACCTCAAGAGCGGCAGGGCCGAATTCCCCTCCTTCACTGCCCGCCACACCATGGAAGGAACGACCGATCCGGAGGACGACCCCGACGGCTACTGCGACGACACCCACCTCGCCGACGAGCCGGGGACTTACGACCTGAGGTTCGCCAATTTCGAGCGCGGACGAAAAAAACTCCCCCACGAGGAGACCACCACATGA
- a CDS encoding esterase/lipase family protein: MSISSEINRIDITWWELFDTIQGLKTEVQNRIVIEREVIPIIFVPGIMGSRLKFAQGEDQGERVWDPDASWFMAKKFGLASVDAAEKKALLVGEKFDPDYLEVDTDNPKLDASFLRRYPGANKRGWGGVMLGSYGPILQALHDHRWKEPVGHCFEFPVHAFGYNWTASNLDAGRKLKEYIDATIDHYAKGLKDEAGRPMERLCTRVILVTHSMGGLVARSACMLHGAAKEVLGVVHGVQPATGSPAAYWRMKAGFERPTGGPRKSIWDWVLNPLKMLERLGMGHVSAWILGTNGEEVTALLGNMPGGLQLLPTREYRDNTGSRQWLAYPGADGHTVSLPRSAPYDDVYRVRDNVPWRMVNPDWLDPGQQSHSELNPATGPWEKYLGCLDKAEEFHDRLGSQVHDNTVQFYSTTLDSPDRIVYSRESYDQPSPRRQQGELLHRFRNKGEFQAYVDGNDNMRDTSAGATAVVTMEPFSGTGDGTVPDSSGKALKVPTARIGREAPADFFSIDHQKIYETDTAQEIVFTAVWNLALTRIEEKVGKISEC, from the coding sequence GTGAGTATTTCTTCGGAAATCAACCGCATTGACATCACGTGGTGGGAACTGTTCGACACCATCCAGGGCCTCAAGACCGAGGTGCAGAACCGGATCGTCATCGAGCGGGAGGTGATCCCGATCATCTTCGTCCCCGGCATTATGGGAAGCCGGTTGAAGTTCGCCCAAGGAGAAGATCAAGGGGAAAGGGTGTGGGATCCAGACGCTTCGTGGTTTATGGCGAAGAAATTCGGCCTGGCTTCCGTTGATGCCGCGGAAAAGAAAGCCCTCCTCGTCGGCGAAAAATTCGATCCCGACTATCTGGAGGTCGACACCGACAACCCGAAGCTTGATGCAAGCTTCTTGCGGCGCTATCCCGGCGCCAACAAGCGGGGGTGGGGAGGGGTTATGCTGGGGAGCTACGGACCGATTCTCCAAGCACTCCACGATCACCGCTGGAAAGAACCGGTGGGACACTGTTTCGAATTCCCGGTCCACGCTTTTGGCTACAACTGGACCGCCTCCAACCTGGATGCCGGCAGAAAGCTGAAGGAGTATATCGACGCCACCATTGACCACTATGCCAAAGGATTGAAAGACGAAGCGGGGCGTCCAATGGAACGCCTCTGCACCCGGGTTATCCTCGTCACCCACTCCATGGGGGGGCTCGTGGCCCGCTCCGCCTGCATGCTCCATGGCGCCGCAAAGGAGGTGCTCGGGGTCGTCCACGGCGTGCAGCCGGCCACCGGTTCTCCGGCGGCCTACTGGCGGATGAAGGCGGGTTTCGAGCGCCCCACCGGCGGGCCCCGCAAGAGTATCTGGGACTGGGTCCTCAACCCGCTGAAGATGCTTGAACGGTTGGGCATGGGGCACGTCTCGGCCTGGATCCTCGGCACGAACGGCGAGGAGGTGACGGCGCTTCTGGGGAACATGCCGGGGGGGTTGCAACTGCTGCCGACGAGGGAATACCGGGACAACACCGGAAGCAGGCAGTGGCTTGCCTACCCCGGGGCCGACGGCCATACCGTGAGCCTCCCCCGGAGCGCCCCCTACGATGATGTCTACCGCGTTCGGGACAACGTCCCGTGGCGGATGGTGAACCCGGACTGGCTTGATCCGGGACAGCAGAGCCATTCGGAACTTAACCCTGCGACAGGGCCATGGGAAAAATACCTGGGCTGCCTCGACAAGGCCGAAGAGTTCCACGACAGACTCGGCTCCCAGGTTCACGACAACACGGTCCAGTTCTACTCCACCACCCTCGACTCGCCGGACCGGATCGTCTACAGCCGCGAGTCCTACGATCAGCCTTCGCCCCGCCGTCAACAGGGGGAACTGCTGCATCGGTTCAGGAACAAGGGAGAATTCCAGGCTTATGTGGATGGAAACGATAACATGCGGGACACCTCCGCGGGGGCAACCGCGGTGGTCACCATGGAGCCCTTCTCCGGCACCGGCGACGGCACCGTCCCCGATTCGTCGGGCAAGGCGTTGAAGGTCCCCACGGCCCGGATCGGTCGGGAGGCGCCCGCCGATTTCTTTTCCATCGATCATCAGAAGATCTACGAAACGGATACGGCGCAGGAGATCGTCTTTACCGCCGTCTGGAATCTGGCACTCACGCGGATCGAAGAAAAGGTGGGGAAGATCAGCGAATGTTGA
- the tssB gene encoding type VI secretion system contractile sheath small subunit, whose product MSKEASVAPKERVNIVYRPADGDGREDVELPLKMLVMGDFTGSPDGRPVEKREPVAVDRENFNEVMKAQGISLNIAVPNRLSGTADDELPVNLMVESLKDFGPEAIVEQVPEMKRLLELREALRALKGPLSNVPDFRKKIQELITDDAARAKLLAEIGIEA is encoded by the coding sequence ATGTCGAAAGAAGCATCCGTAGCACCGAAAGAGCGGGTGAACATCGTCTACCGCCCTGCCGACGGCGACGGCCGGGAGGATGTGGAGCTCCCGCTGAAGATGCTGGTTATGGGGGATTTCACCGGCTCGCCCGACGGGCGCCCGGTGGAGAAGCGGGAGCCCGTCGCCGTGGACAGGGAGAATTTCAACGAAGTGATGAAGGCCCAGGGGATCAGCCTGAACATCGCCGTCCCCAACCGCCTTTCTGGCACGGCGGACGACGAGCTGCCGGTGAACCTGATGGTGGAGTCCCTGAAGGACTTCGGCCCAGAGGCGATCGTGGAGCAGGTGCCGGAGATGAAGCGGCTCCTGGAGCTGCGGGAGGCGCTGCGGGCCCTCAAGGGGCCGCTCTCCAACGTCCCCGACTTCCGCAAAAAGATCCAGGAACTGATCACCGACGATGCGGCCCGGGCGAAACTTCTGGCCGAAATCGGCATCGAAGCGTAA
- the tssA gene encoding type VI secretion system protein TssA — protein sequence MIGSTDHGTAWRWSAFGKHPAAADYFRLGEGSPFVEGLTKWVESGYRLLTSQGDAAAPFCSWRFWARGFGRESLVLGVVRVSSDSMGRPYPLLIMGSGPLEGWEGRWDLLPLAGEQSWCQIEYLATTTFGDLKKLETGLRTLRPPSAEWEELAARRQGLNRLGSPRDPYASFLDLRELERLAAEHGGTGELHVSLDRGPVNDKIILVSLWHHLIQTAAVGMPTALFMGGTLERSFLAPFRRPLAPGDFLHLWSASETGGWKNSIGTEYAMDIATLGREPVRPDQPVGQDVRYDPLFDTLQAEVDKLTSPAVAGSIDWEKVVRLAADILATRSKDLLVASYLAVGLVQTRGGDGLALGLTVWRDLLERFWADLYPTRMRGRQRSVEWWRDRTEVALRQMGELTLPPEQHAIVAENLEAVGRLLGEHLEDAPSLAPLREVVAAAAPETVPEEALPLSPAPAPGGEMPERDLPRSTTISAEAPRATLSTGSPAQAMEAGLRQVGEAAGALLQQDPASPAPYRLSRLAAWGTVAELPPAAGGRTRIPAPERPVRTFLQELASHGDSEALLKAAEGRLPQFIFWLDLNRFSAEALARLGERFAPAREAVCRETAALLQRLPGLDGLAFADGTPFADPATRQWLAGMAGHGATAGRSGTEQGEPVSRTAEIDREMGEAQALVRDGKLIDAVERLQKRLGTGASRQEKLIWRLALAELLVNANRTSLALPHLEQVIAEIGTFGLEEYDPSLALQGLKLAWLGFDAQAEPRFKEKAAETLHRIARLDPAEMVRLAKG from the coding sequence ATGATCGGATCGACGGACCACGGGACCGCCTGGCGCTGGTCAGCCTTCGGCAAGCACCCCGCGGCGGCAGACTACTTCCGCCTCGGCGAGGGCTCCCCCTTTGTGGAGGGGCTGACGAAGTGGGTGGAGAGCGGCTACCGCCTCCTCACCAGCCAGGGGGACGCGGCGGCGCCGTTCTGCTCGTGGCGGTTCTGGGCCCGCGGGTTTGGGCGGGAATCGCTGGTGCTGGGAGTGGTGCGGGTCTCCAGCGACAGCATGGGGCGTCCCTACCCTCTCCTCATCATGGGGAGCGGCCCCCTGGAGGGGTGGGAAGGGAGGTGGGACCTCCTCCCCCTTGCCGGAGAGCAGAGCTGGTGCCAGATCGAGTACCTGGCCACCACCACCTTTGGTGACCTGAAGAAGCTGGAAACGGGGCTCCGGACCCTGCGCCCACCATCGGCTGAGTGGGAGGAGCTGGCGGCGCGGCGCCAGGGGCTCAACCGCCTCGGCTCTCCCCGCGACCCCTACGCCTCGTTTCTCGATCTGCGGGAATTGGAGCGGCTCGCCGCAGAACACGGCGGCACGGGAGAGCTCCACGTCTCCCTCGACCGGGGGCCGGTTAACGACAAAATCATCCTCGTGAGCCTCTGGCATCACCTGATACAGACCGCCGCCGTGGGGATGCCCACCGCCCTCTTCATGGGGGGGACCCTGGAGCGCTCGTTCCTGGCCCCCTTCCGGCGGCCCCTGGCGCCGGGGGATTTCCTCCACCTCTGGTCAGCCTCGGAGACGGGGGGATGGAAGAACAGCATCGGAACGGAGTATGCCATGGATATCGCAACCCTGGGGCGCGAACCGGTCCGCCCCGACCAGCCGGTCGGGCAGGACGTCCGCTACGACCCCCTCTTCGACACCCTCCAGGCGGAGGTGGACAAGCTGACCTCACCGGCCGTTGCCGGGAGCATCGACTGGGAGAAGGTGGTGCGCCTCGCCGCCGACATCCTCGCCACCCGCTCCAAGGACCTCTTGGTAGCGAGCTACCTGGCGGTGGGGCTCGTTCAGACCCGGGGGGGAGACGGCCTGGCGCTGGGGCTCACGGTCTGGCGCGACCTTCTGGAGCGATTCTGGGCCGACCTCTATCCGACCCGGATGCGGGGACGGCAGCGGAGTGTGGAATGGTGGCGCGACCGGACCGAGGTGGCCCTGCGGCAGATGGGGGAGCTCACCCTCCCGCCGGAGCAGCATGCCATCGTGGCGGAGAACCTTGAGGCCGTCGGCCGCCTCCTCGGCGAGCACCTGGAGGACGCCCCCTCCCTCGCTCCCCTGCGGGAGGTGGTGGCGGCCGCTGCGCCGGAGACCGTCCCGGAGGAAGCCTTACCCCTTTCCCCTGCGCCGGCTCCGGGCGGCGAGATGCCGGAGCGTGATCTGCCGCGAAGCACCACCATCTCTGCGGAGGCGCCCCGCGCCACGCTTTCAACCGGCTCTCCCGCTCAAGCCATGGAGGCGGGGCTGCGCCAGGTGGGCGAGGCGGCCGGTGCGCTTCTCCAGCAGGACCCGGCAAGCCCGGCCCCCTACCGCCTTTCCCGCCTCGCGGCGTGGGGAACGGTGGCTGAACTGCCGCCGGCCGCCGGCGGCCGCACCCGCATCCCGGCACCCGAACGGCCGGTGCGGACCTTTCTCCAGGAACTGGCGAGCCACGGCGACAGCGAGGCGCTCCTCAAGGCGGCCGAAGGGCGGCTCCCCCAGTTCATCTTCTGGCTCGACCTGAACCGGTTCTCTGCCGAGGCCCTCGCCCGCCTCGGCGAACGCTTCGCTCCGGCTCGGGAGGCCGTCTGCCGCGAAACCGCCGCCCTGCTCCAGCGTCTCCCCGGCCTCGACGGGCTCGCCTTCGCCGACGGCACCCCCTTTGCCGATCCGGCGACCCGGCAGTGGCTGGCGGGGATGGCCGGCCACGGAGCGACCGCCGGCCGGAGCGGGACGGAACAGGGCGAACCGGTCTCCCGCACGGCAGAGATCGACCGGGAGATGGGCGAAGCCCAGGCCCTCGTTCGGGACGGAAAGCTCATCGATGCGGTGGAACGGCTCCAGAAGCGGCTCGGCACCGGTGCCTCCCGCCAGGAAAAGCTCATCTGGCGCCTCGCCCTCGCCGAGCTCCTCGTGAACGCCAACCGGACCAGCCTGGCCCTTCCCCATCTGGAACAGGTGATCGCCGAAATCGGCACCTTCGGGCTCGAGGAATACGACCCGTCCCTGGCGCTCCAGGGGCTGAAGCTCGCCTGGCTCGGTTTCGACGCCCAGGCCGAACCCCGCTTCAAGGAAAAGGCCGCCGAGACCCTCCACCGCATCGCCCGCCTTGACCCGGCGGAGATGGTGCGGCTGGCCAAGGGGTAG
- a CDS encoding T6SS immunity protein Tli4 family protein → MTISTTLRRTLLFLLISPVLTLLACTSSEGTQKKGTHPAADKGAPRMITYPIGRFAIDVPAEMKLAHQGQRLRYAEIEEFVWPENVPRERARDEAWKKHLAEIGKLSPPKGKDRVIIESRDFPGVGAWARGVFYYGDAWAEDEGYWQIFVDSGTSGAWLTYHGLTDAKQEMLAWLVGIAKSYQSRRFGDLKLPPGNWFYTWHGAFNLPYLEQESAAARFQGHPLGLKLVIKTVETHRSEPENHGLLGRLGALLATGFAGNVKIEKIRTGTRAVAALPGEETVLRADEKGRKELSFMWRYAGEKDSGEHPKILIEMESTDDRLEEKLQIWDDVLNSLKPMYGTGR, encoded by the coding sequence ATGACCATATCCACCACCCTGCGCAGGACCCTCCTCTTTCTGCTCATCTCGCCGGTCCTCACCCTGCTTGCCTGCACGAGCAGCGAAGGAACGCAGAAAAAAGGAACGCACCCCGCGGCGGACAAAGGAGCACCACGGATGATCACCTATCCCATCGGAAGATTCGCCATCGACGTGCCGGCGGAAATGAAGCTGGCCCACCAGGGGCAGAGGCTTCGCTACGCGGAGATCGAGGAGTTTGTCTGGCCTGAGAACGTCCCCCGCGAACGGGCCCGCGACGAGGCCTGGAAGAAGCACCTGGCCGAGATCGGCAAGCTGAGTCCCCCAAAGGGGAAGGATCGGGTGATTATCGAGAGCCGTGACTTTCCCGGTGTGGGGGCGTGGGCGCGGGGGGTGTTTTATTACGGGGACGCATGGGCTGAAGATGAAGGATACTGGCAGATTTTTGTCGATTCCGGGACAAGCGGAGCATGGCTCACGTATCACGGTTTAACGGATGCAAAACAGGAGATGCTAGCCTGGTTGGTCGGAATCGCCAAATCCTACCAGTCTCGTCGCTTCGGCGACCTCAAACTTCCCCCGGGGAATTGGTTCTATACCTGGCATGGAGCTTTTAATCTCCCCTACCTGGAGCAGGAATCGGCCGCCGCCCGGTTCCAGGGGCATCCGTTGGGGCTGAAATTGGTCATTAAAACCGTTGAAACCCACCGGAGCGAACCGGAAAACCACGGTCTTCTGGGAAGACTGGGGGCGTTGCTGGCTACCGGCTTTGCCGGCAACGTCAAGATCGAAAAAATCCGCACCGGCACAAGAGCGGTCGCCGCCCTCCCGGGCGAGGAGACGGTCCTGCGGGCTGACGAGAAGGGCAGAAAAGAATTGAGTTTCATGTGGCGGTATGCTGGAGAAAAGGATTCGGGAGAGCACCCTAAAATCCTCATCGAAATGGAATCCACGGACGACCGCCTGGAAGAAAAGCTCCAGATCTGGGACGACGTCCTCAACTCGTTAAAGCCAATGTATGGAACCGGCAGGTAG
- a CDS encoding T6SS immunity protein Tli4 family protein → MTISTTLRRALLFLLISPVLTLLACTSSEGTQKKGTHPAADKGAPRMITYPIGRFAIDVPAEMKLAHQGQRLRYAEIEEFVWPENVPRERARDEAWKKRLAEIGKLSPPKGKDRVIIESRDFPCVGAWARGVFYYGDHMIAREIHFDVLLDAGMSGVWLKIHGTSKEAMEKNLSNISRSYQSRRFGDLKLPPGNWFYTWHGAFNLPYLEQESAAARFQGHPLGLKLVIKTVETHRSEPENHGLLGRLGALLATGFAGNVKIEKIRTGTRAVAALPGEETVLRADEKGRKELSFMWRYAGEKDSGEHPKILIEMESTDDRLEEKLQIWDDVLNSLKPMYGTGR, encoded by the coding sequence ATGACCATATCCACCACCCTGCGCAGGGCGCTCCTCTTTCTGCTCATCTCGCCGGTCCTCACCCTGCTTGCCTGCACGAGCAGCGAAGGAACGCAGAAAAAAGGAACGCACCCCGCGGCGGACAAAGGAGCACCACGGATGATCACCTATCCCATCGGAAGATTCGCCATCGACGTGCCGGCGGAAATGAAGCTGGCCCACCAGGGGCAGAGGCTTCGCTACGCGGAGATCGAGGAGTTTGTCTGGCCTGAGAACGTCCCCCGCGAACGGGCCCGCGACGAGGCCTGGAAGAAGCGCCTGGCCGAGATCGGCAAGCTGAGTCCCCCAAAGGGGAAGGATCGGGTGATTATCGAGAGCCGTGACTTTCCCTGTGTGGGGGCGTGGGCGCGGGGGGTGTTTTATTACGGGGACCACATGATCGCCAGGGAAATCCATTTCGACGTCCTTCTTGATGCCGGCATGTCTGGCGTCTGGTTGAAAATTCACGGTACCAGCAAAGAGGCCATGGAGAAAAATCTTTCCAACATTTCTAGATCCTACCAGTCTCGTCGCTTCGGCGACCTCAAACTTCCCCCGGGGAATTGGTTCTATACCTGGCATGGAGCTTTTAATCTCCCCTACCTAGAGCAGGAATCGGCCGCCGCCCGGTTCCAGGGGCATCCGTTGGGGCTGAAATTGGTCATTAAAACCGTTGAAACCCACCGGAGCGAACCGGAAAACCACGGTCTTCTGGGAAGACTGGGGGCGTTGCTGGCTACCGGCTTTGCCGGCAACGTCAAGATCGAAAAAATCCGCACCGGCACAAGAGCGGTCGCCGCCCTCCCGGGCGAGGAGACGGTCCTGCGGGCTGACGAGAAGGGCAGAAAAGAATTGAGTTTCATGTGGCGGTATGCCGGAGAAAAGGATTCGGGAGAGCACCCTAAAATCCTCATCGAAATGGAATCCACGGACGACCGCCTGGAAGAAAAGCTCCAGATCTGGGACGACGTCCTCAACTCGTTAAAGCCAATGTATGGAACCGGCAGGTAG
- a CDS encoding esterase/lipase family protein → MSISSEINRIDITWWELFDTIQGLKTEVQNRIVIEREVIPIIFVPGIMGSRLKFAQGEDQGERVWDPDASWFMAKKFGLASVDAAEKKALLVGEKFDPDYLEVDTDNPKLDASFLRRYPGANKRGWGGVMLGSYGPILQALHDHRWKEPVGHCFEFPVHAFGYNWTASNLDAGRKLKEYIDATIDHYAKGLKDEAGRPMERLCTRVILVTHSMGGLVARSACMLHGAAEKVLGVVHGVQPATGSPAAYWRMKAGFERPTGGPRKSIWDWFLNPLKMLERLGMGHVSAWILGTNGEEVTALLGNMPGGLQLLPTREYRDNAGSRQWLTYPGADGRTVSLPRSAPYDDVYRVRDNVPWRMVNPDWLDPGGKADSIRPGQKSPWALYRRYLSQAEEFHDRLGSQVHDNTVQFYSTTLDSPDRIVYSRESYEQPSPRRQQGELLHRFRNKGEFQAYVDGNDNVRDTSAGATAVVTLEPFSGTGDGTVPDSSGKALKVPTARIGREAPADFFSIDHQKIYETDTAQEIVFTAVWNLALTRIEEKVGPTGA, encoded by the coding sequence GTGAGTATTTCTTCGGAAATCAACCGCATTGACATCACGTGGTGGGAACTGTTCGACACCATCCAGGGCCTCAAGACCGAGGTGCAGAACCGGATCGTCATCGAGCGGGAGGTGATCCCGATCATCTTCGTCCCCGGCATTATGGGAAGCCGGTTGAAGTTCGCCCAAGGAGAAGATCAAGGGGAAAGGGTGTGGGATCCAGACGCTTCGTGGTTTATGGCGAAGAAATTCGGCCTGGCTTCCGTTGATGCCGCGGAAAAGAAAGCCCTCCTCGTCGGCGAAAAATTCGATCCCGACTATCTGGAGGTCGACACCGACAACCCGAAGCTTGATGCAAGCTTCTTGCGGCGCTATCCCGGCGCCAACAAGCGGGGGTGGGGAGGGGTTATGCTGGGGAGCTACGGACCGATTCTCCAAGCACTCCACGATCACCGCTGGAAAGAACCGGTGGGACACTGTTTCGAATTCCCGGTCCACGCTTTTGGCTACAACTGGACCGCCTCCAACCTGGATGCCGGCAGAAAGTTGAAGGAGTATATCGACGCCACCATCGACCACTATGCCAAAGGATTGAAAGACGAAGCGGGGCGTCCAATGGAACGCCTCTGCACCCGGGTTATCCTCGTGACCCACTCCATGGGGGGGCTCGTGGCCCGCTCCGCCTGCATGCTCCACGGCGCCGCAGAGAAGGTGCTCGGGGTCGTCCACGGCGTGCAGCCGGCCACCGGTTCTCCGGCGGCCTACTGGCGGATGAAGGCGGGTTTCGAGCGCCCCACCGGCGGACCACGCAAGAGTATCTGGGACTGGTTCCTCAACCCGCTGAAGATGCTTGAACGGTTGGGCATGGGGCACGTCTCGGCCTGGATCCTCGGCACGAACGGCGAGGAGGTGACGGCGCTTCTGGGGAACATGCCGGGGGGGTTGCAACTGCTGCCGACTCGAGAGTACCGGGACAACGCCGGCAGCCGGCAGTGGCTCACCTATCCCGGAGCCGACGGCCGGACCGTGAGCCTCCCCCGGAGCGCCCCCTACGATGATGTCTACCGCGTTCGAGACAACGTCCCGTGGCGGATGGTGAACCCGGACTGGCTCGATCCGGGCGGGAAAGCGGATTCAATCAGACCAGGGCAGAAAAGTCCGTGGGCACTCTATCGACGCTACCTTAGCCAAGCCGAAGAGTTCCACGACAGACTCGGCTCCCAGGTTCACGACAACACGGTCCAGTTCTACTCCACCACCCTCGACTCGCCGGACCGGATCGTCTACAGCCGCGAGTCCTACGAGCAGCCTTCGCCCCGTCGTCAACAGGGGGAACTGCTTCACCGGTTCAGGAACAAGGGAGAATTCCAGGCTTATGTGGATGGAAACGACAACGTACGGGACACCTCCGCAGGGGCAACCGCGGTGGTCACCCTGGAGCCCTTCTCCGGCACCGGCGACGGCACAGTCCCCGATTCGTCGGGCAAGGCGTTGAAGGTCCCCACGGCCCGGATCGGTCGGGAGGCGCCCGCCGATTTCTTTTCCATCGATCATCAGAAGATCTACGAAACGGATACGGCGCAGGAGATCGTCTTTACCGCCGTCTGGAATCTGGCACTCACGCGGATCGAGGAAAAGGTGGGGCCGACCGGTGCTTGA
- a CDS encoding 3-oxoacyl-ACP synthase, translated as MVLNRTPAPGGELPRTGAEEPGIGERVAVTGFGLVTPMALTSWRSVSEVIRNRGRFAWHETVLVADAPDGTALRGATVSRVSGGAARFGLTGSERSSALLAPALREAMAGLSSLTRDATRAWIIDGIPSGEVGAPPCPEDLLPLLSPVEYLSAGREAGTGRCLFLDRVAEAAETLREGRCETALVAAVDSLCFLPVLEGLLEGGRLLSGPNPEGIIPGEAAGAILLEREGSARKRGASIYAFVSSWGQGIEPALRAGGRPSQGRGLTEAFFQAFDGLSAPGGEIGLVVGDLNGERHRALEWAVTEGRIFAPADRERQLWLPAFAVGECGAALGAVQTVVSVAALAKDTAHGKRVALYSSDDGGEKQVLCLEQGEFTDRHALNRWRREQRAKRDTRGEG; from the coding sequence ATGGTGCTGAATCGCACGCCGGCTCCCGGCGGAGAACTCCCCCGGACCGGTGCCGAAGAGCCCGGAATCGGTGAGCGGGTCGCCGTCACCGGCTTCGGGCTCGTGACCCCCATGGCCCTTACCTCCTGGCGTTCCGTGTCGGAAGTGATCCGCAACCGCGGCCGTTTCGCCTGGCACGAGACGGTTCTGGTGGCCGATGCCCCCGACGGCACCGCCCTGCGCGGCGCCACCGTCAGCCGGGTTTCGGGGGGCGCCGCGCGGTTTGGCCTGACCGGCAGCGAACGAAGCTCAGCGCTCCTGGCGCCGGCACTCCGGGAGGCCATGGCCGGGCTTTCATCCTTAACCCGTGATGCGACGCGGGCATGGATCATCGACGGCATCCCTTCGGGGGAGGTCGGAGCGCCCCCCTGCCCGGAGGATCTGCTCCCCCTCCTCTCCCCGGTGGAGTATCTCTCGGCCGGCCGGGAGGCGGGCACCGGACGCTGCCTCTTTCTCGACCGGGTAGCCGAGGCGGCGGAGACCCTCCGGGAGGGAAGATGTGAGACGGCGCTCGTCGCCGCCGTCGACTCCCTCTGCTTCCTCCCGGTGCTGGAGGGGCTCCTGGAGGGAGGCAGGCTTCTGAGCGGGCCGAACCCCGAGGGGATCATCCCCGGCGAGGCGGCCGGCGCCATCCTCCTGGAGAGGGAAGGGTCGGCCCGGAAGCGGGGCGCCTCCATCTACGCATTCGTCTCGTCATGGGGCCAAGGCATTGAACCCGCCCTCCGCGCCGGAGGCCGTCCTTCGCAGGGACGGGGGCTCACCGAGGCGTTTTTTCAGGCCTTCGACGGACTTTCCGCCCCCGGCGGAGAGATCGGGCTGGTCGTCGGCGACCTGAACGGCGAACGGCACCGGGCGCTGGAATGGGCCGTGACCGAAGGACGCATTTTCGCCCCCGCGGACCGGGAGCGGCAGCTGTGGCTCCCCGCCTTCGCGGTCGGCGAATGCGGTGCGGCCCTCGGTGCAGTGCAGACCGTCGTCTCCGTCGCCGCCCTCGCCAAGGACACGGCCCACGGAAAACGGGTAGCCCTCTATTCCTCCGATGACGGGGGAGAGAAGCAGGTGCTCTGCCTCGAACAGGGGGAGTTCACCGATCGCCACGCCCTCAACCGGTGGCGACGGGAGCAGCGGGCGAAAAGAGACACCAGAGGAGAAGGTTGA